The following proteins are co-located in the Acropora palmata chromosome 11, jaAcrPala1.3, whole genome shotgun sequence genome:
- the LOC141897231 gene encoding uncharacterized protein LOC141897231 isoform X1, translating into MNRGFAICMSQKPRPRRRLSNTPKFVEETSYFKMLRETKEKAAKQKADQLKEAEKLVSKESPTSRRRGKMLQRTAENIEKEALEEFQSTFNAHLTQQAEVGCFGYAASLDQVNLSSSLKS; encoded by the exons ATGAATAGAGGATTTGCTATATG CATGTCACAAAAACCGAGACCAAGGCGAAGATTATCAAATACTCCCAAATTTGTGGAGGAAACcagttatttcaaaatgctAAGGGAAACAAAGGAGAAAGCCGCAAAACAG AAAGCAGATCAGCTGAAAGAAGCAGAAAAACTTGTAAGCAAAGAATCACCGACATCCCGGCGAAGAGGAAAAATGCTCCAAAGAACAGCAGAAAACATTGAGAAGGAAGCATTGGAAGAGTTCCAGTCCACCTTCAACGCTCATTTGACACAGCAAGCCGAAGTTGGCTGCTTTGGTTATGCAGCAAGTTTGGATCAAGTGAACTTGTCTTCGAGTCTAAAATCTTAA
- the LOC141897231 gene encoding uncharacterized protein LOC141897231 isoform X2 has protein sequence MSQKPRPRRRLSNTPKFVEETSYFKMLRETKEKAAKQKADQLKEAEKLVSKESPTSRRRGKMLQRTAENIEKEALEEFQSTFNAHLTQQAEVGCFGYAASLDQVNLSSSLKS, from the exons ATGTCACAAAAACCGAGACCAAGGCGAAGATTATCAAATACTCCCAAATTTGTGGAGGAAACcagttatttcaaaatgctAAGGGAAACAAAGGAGAAAGCCGCAAAACAG AAAGCAGATCAGCTGAAAGAAGCAGAAAAACTTGTAAGCAAAGAATCACCGACATCCCGGCGAAGAGGAAAAATGCTCCAAAGAACAGCAGAAAACATTGAGAAGGAAGCATTGGAAGAGTTCCAGTCCACCTTCAACGCTCATTTGACACAGCAAGCCGAAGTTGGCTGCTTTGGTTATGCAGCAAGTTTGGATCAAGTGAACTTGTCTTCGAGTCTAAAATCTTAA